A portion of the Streptomyces coeruleoprunus genome contains these proteins:
- the casA gene encoding type I-E CRISPR-associated protein Cse1/CasA — protein sequence MEADGDLVRGDWLITVDVDGAVRTTGLCGVLMGAHTVRRLELPVPTMLAALLRQLLLPVVLDAIGVPRTRQEWAERFRRGRFSDTEVTQLAEYLGARYGDRFRLFDDQRPFAQVAGLEALTGETKSAAQLVPSIASGNNVPLFSSLTEGDDLMLAPDQALLWLLHAHCWDTASIKTGAVGDPQAKNGITTGNPTGPLGQLGVTIPVGQNLFETLMLNTPIRADGLDPVDRPQWAWDERPASLGWKSPAGPEWSSRPAGELLDLLTFQARRIRLIPCETDRGLRVRRVIVCAGDRLTQTSALDPHTAWSHTTKPKAGKPQQRPRRHASGRSAWEGLGTLLALALPVEGEGPYTSALLRQVGGLSAEDALPGKYQLGVEICGLEYGNQSAVVENAIGDSLPLPVASLLAEDEWLRTAILECVTQADQAGRALDNLNNDLRRASGGDPLPRDKGQRPSSRFLHSLDGTMRRLLTGLRTVGEDDDLLERAQLAWELSVRAAAVREAEALLAAAPPRAIVGRAEKQGGKEVVYRSGKAMAIFHKKLAESLTRLPSNGPENGEAA from the coding sequence ATGGAAGCTGACGGAGATCTCGTCCGCGGCGACTGGCTGATCACAGTCGACGTTGACGGAGCAGTTCGCACGACCGGCTTATGCGGCGTGTTGATGGGCGCACATACGGTCCGGCGGCTGGAGCTCCCGGTGCCCACGATGCTGGCCGCGTTGCTGCGGCAGCTACTGTTGCCGGTGGTGCTGGACGCCATCGGCGTACCGCGTACGCGGCAGGAGTGGGCGGAGCGGTTCAGGCGTGGCCGGTTCTCGGACACCGAGGTGACGCAGCTGGCCGAGTACCTTGGGGCCCGGTACGGCGACCGCTTCAGGCTCTTCGACGACCAGCGACCGTTTGCACAGGTTGCGGGTCTGGAAGCCCTCACGGGAGAGACGAAATCGGCCGCGCAGCTTGTGCCGTCGATCGCCTCCGGTAACAACGTGCCGCTGTTCAGCTCACTCACCGAAGGCGACGACTTGATGTTGGCGCCCGATCAGGCGCTGCTATGGCTGCTTCACGCACACTGCTGGGACACGGCTTCCATCAAGACCGGAGCCGTGGGTGATCCGCAGGCAAAGAACGGCATCACGACCGGCAATCCGACGGGGCCCCTTGGCCAGCTCGGTGTGACCATTCCGGTGGGCCAGAACCTGTTCGAGACGCTGATGCTGAACACGCCGATCCGGGCGGACGGCTTGGACCCGGTGGACCGGCCCCAGTGGGCGTGGGACGAGCGCCCGGCCTCGCTCGGCTGGAAGTCGCCAGCCGGCCCCGAGTGGTCGTCACGCCCGGCGGGGGAGCTGCTGGACCTGCTCACCTTCCAGGCTCGCCGCATCCGGCTGATCCCGTGTGAGACGGACCGGGGTCTCCGTGTGCGTCGCGTGATCGTTTGCGCAGGCGACCGTCTCACCCAGACTTCGGCCTTGGACCCGCACACCGCTTGGTCCCACACCACGAAGCCGAAGGCGGGCAAGCCCCAGCAGCGCCCCCGTCGCCATGCCTCCGGGCGCTCGGCTTGGGAAGGACTCGGCACACTTCTCGCCCTCGCGCTGCCCGTGGAGGGAGAAGGACCATACACCTCCGCGCTCCTGCGGCAGGTCGGTGGTCTAAGCGCCGAAGATGCCCTACCTGGCAAGTACCAGCTTGGTGTGGAGATCTGCGGTCTCGAATACGGCAATCAGTCCGCCGTCGTCGAGAACGCCATCGGCGACAGCCTGCCCCTCCCGGTGGCCTCCCTGCTCGCCGAGGACGAGTGGCTGCGCACCGCGATCCTGGAATGTGTCACCCAGGCGGACCAGGCCGGCCGCGCCCTGGACAACCTCAACAACGACCTGCGACGCGCCTCCGGCGGAGACCCATTGCCACGTGACAAAGGTCAGCGTCCCTCCTCCCGGTTCCTGCACAGCCTCGACGGTACGATGCGCCGCCTGCTCACCGGGCTGCGTACCGTAGGTGAGGACGACGACCTGCTTGAGCGCGCCCAGCTCGCCTGGGAGCTGTCCGTACGCGCGGCGGCCGTGCGGGAGGCTGAAGCGCTCCTGGCTGCCGCGCCGCCGCGCGCGATCGTGGGACGGGCCGAGAAGCAGGGCGGCAAGGAGGTCGTGTACCGGAGTGGCAAGGCCATGGCCATCTTCCACAAGAAGCTCGCCGAGAGCCTGACCCGACTGCCCTCCAACGGCCCGGAGAACGGGGAGGCGGCATGA
- the cas1e gene encoding type I-E CRISPR-associated endonuclease Cas1e, whose protein sequence is MPEPWWRAGPQEVHRLEDRVSSLYVERCHIDRDDNAIVLVNKARVVHVPAAWLAVLLIGPGSRITHGAVTLLADSGTSLCWVGEHGVRLYASGHGIARGSQLQLRQAWLVTRPKERVAVARRMYDMRFPGEDTSDLTLQQLRGREGTRVRRLYAQHSERTGVPWTKRDYKPGDAFAAGDDVNRLLSAANSALYGICHAVITGIGASPALGFVHTGSALSFVLDIADLYKAEFTIPLAFDLAAKGLTSERDARTALRDAIVQDKLLSRVVADIKNLLVPEGTTLLEEDLGALWDDKEGVVSGGRNWGSDFFSPESHLDVIPDDPNRDTAP, encoded by the coding sequence ATGCCTGAGCCATGGTGGCGAGCCGGTCCGCAGGAAGTACACCGGCTGGAGGACCGCGTCTCCAGCCTGTACGTCGAGCGCTGCCACATCGACCGAGACGACAACGCCATCGTCCTGGTCAACAAAGCACGAGTCGTACACGTGCCGGCGGCGTGGCTGGCCGTCCTCCTCATCGGCCCGGGAAGCCGCATCACCCACGGAGCCGTCACCCTCCTCGCCGACTCCGGCACCTCCCTATGCTGGGTCGGCGAACACGGCGTCCGCCTCTACGCCTCAGGCCACGGCATCGCACGCGGCTCCCAGCTCCAACTGCGCCAGGCATGGCTGGTCACCCGCCCCAAGGAACGCGTCGCGGTCGCCCGCCGCATGTACGACATGCGTTTCCCTGGTGAAGACACCTCGGACCTCACCCTCCAGCAGCTACGCGGGCGGGAGGGCACACGCGTGCGTCGACTTTACGCCCAGCACTCCGAACGCACCGGCGTGCCCTGGACCAAACGGGACTACAAACCCGGCGACGCCTTCGCAGCAGGCGACGACGTCAACCGGCTGCTGTCCGCGGCGAACTCAGCCCTCTACGGCATCTGCCACGCCGTCATAACCGGCATCGGAGCCAGCCCGGCCCTCGGCTTCGTTCACACGGGCTCTGCATTGTCATTCGTCCTGGACATCGCCGACCTCTACAAGGCCGAGTTCACCATCCCACTGGCCTTCGACCTTGCCGCCAAGGGACTGACCTCGGAGCGCGATGCCCGAACGGCTCTTCGCGACGCGATCGTCCAGGACAAGCTGCTGTCCCGCGTGGTCGCAGACATCAAGAACCTGCTCGTCCCGGAAGGCACCACCCTGCTGGAGGAAGACCTGGGAGCACTGTGGGACGACAAGGAGGGCGTTGTCAGCGGCGGCCGAAACTGGGGGTCGGACTTCTTCAGCCCTGAAAGCCACCTGGACGTCATCCCGGACGACCCGAACCGGGACACAGCCCCATGA
- the cas3 gene encoding CRISPR-associated helicase Cas3' yields the protein MRSIVDLMRAMGLSEEAVARVSRLWGKSAARNGGRTHLLLGHLLDTAAVAEVMWDRYLSPALRGRLEGISGGRGRLWFMWICGIHDCGKACPAFQALDEAEAAPVKAAGLAWGRLPADRRQRWRHDVAGAALLRPRLVAEWGCVESAAWVWPLVAGHHGVFPSVQGLKPGHREVQGRGAAWEQAQRAVVDVFTRAVGFEDLADARPVGALNKAEQLALSGLIVMADWIASDSEQFEGLADARNVSLAGARQRAEAAWQRLGLRGGWNELAIPEDRLSPLTGRLMVTPRASQQELVERAWSMPVPGLMVAEAPMGEGKTKAALAAAEVLAARFGLDGVFVAMPTQATSDPMYTQVLEWVRSFDPELEAQVALLHGKRRFNPTWREIWDRKGASADGETGGDDELSAMDPFDAYGATEEDAEYGMPLWTSEGSRRPQEERDGPARWFLGNKRGLLTAFAVGTVDHLLHAATRTRHVMLRFAGLLGKVVVVDEVHAADVYMRQFLLEALRWLGQAKVPVVLLSATLPPAQRQAFVDAYLSGALSTADAGCPVPEPAGYPCVTVAYALKGKSVATSSREAVPSWRASMPTRIEWLPDIAQDGELLAAVVRNEVADGGVALVVVNQVDRAQAVHRALTKSGFEGQVRLLHGRLCSAHRAERTEECLRLLGPEAGDTRPYRMVVIATQLAEQSFDVDVDLLITDLAPVDLLLQRIGRLHRHSGTRRPSALTEPRVLVTGVALGDRGRPRFLPASKKIYGEWALLRAAALVAEAAGPLDGEASQRAGWSIPSDVPRLVARAYGEAEVCPPEWEESAAHEEWRSKEQQRENNAESFLLTRPREWGSPTLEGLHYAGSRAASEEDLDAVVRDGQRSVEAVIVRRSAGGYRAIDGTWIGVHGEVDDETVVGRLLGGTVRLPGRLTEAAEAKETGLVPLPGWVGHPWLRYARALVLDEGGTAVLGEDQISYDDVLGLVVERG from the coding sequence ATGCGGTCGATTGTCGACCTGATGCGGGCGATGGGGCTGTCGGAGGAGGCCGTTGCCAGGGTGTCGCGGTTATGGGGGAAGTCCGCAGCGCGGAACGGGGGGCGGACGCACTTGCTGCTCGGGCATCTCCTGGATACCGCCGCCGTGGCCGAGGTGATGTGGGACCGGTACCTGTCGCCCGCGTTGCGTGGACGGTTGGAAGGGATCAGCGGCGGCCGCGGGCGTCTTTGGTTCATGTGGATCTGCGGGATTCATGATTGTGGGAAGGCGTGTCCCGCCTTTCAGGCGCTGGATGAAGCGGAGGCCGCCCCGGTCAAGGCAGCCGGTCTGGCGTGGGGGCGATTGCCGGCGGATCGGCGGCAGCGATGGCGGCATGATGTGGCAGGGGCAGCGTTGCTGCGGCCGAGGCTGGTCGCGGAGTGGGGGTGCGTCGAGAGCGCGGCTTGGGTGTGGCCGCTGGTGGCTGGCCATCACGGGGTGTTTCCCTCCGTCCAAGGGCTGAAGCCCGGGCATCGGGAGGTGCAGGGGCGCGGTGCGGCGTGGGAGCAGGCGCAGAGGGCGGTCGTGGACGTGTTCACCCGGGCCGTCGGATTTGAGGACCTGGCTGACGCGCGACCCGTGGGCGCTCTGAACAAGGCGGAACAATTGGCGCTGTCCGGGCTCATCGTCATGGCGGACTGGATCGCCAGTGACAGCGAGCAGTTCGAGGGGCTCGCGGATGCGCGGAATGTGTCTCTCGCGGGGGCTCGTCAGCGGGCCGAGGCAGCGTGGCAGCGGCTGGGTCTACGAGGTGGGTGGAATGAGCTCGCGATTCCCGAAGATCGGCTTTCTCCGCTGACCGGTCGGTTGATGGTGACTCCGAGGGCCTCACAGCAGGAGCTTGTGGAGCGGGCGTGGTCGATGCCGGTGCCGGGGCTGATGGTGGCCGAGGCTCCGATGGGGGAGGGTAAGACGAAGGCCGCGCTGGCGGCGGCCGAGGTGTTGGCGGCCAGGTTCGGACTGGACGGCGTCTTCGTGGCTATGCCGACGCAAGCGACGAGCGACCCGATGTACACGCAGGTACTGGAGTGGGTGCGGTCCTTCGACCCGGAACTGGAGGCACAGGTCGCGCTGCTGCACGGCAAACGCCGCTTCAATCCGACCTGGCGGGAGATCTGGGACCGCAAGGGGGCGAGCGCGGATGGGGAAACCGGCGGAGATGACGAGTTGTCGGCCATGGATCCGTTCGATGCGTACGGGGCGACCGAGGAGGACGCCGAGTACGGAATGCCCTTGTGGACATCCGAAGGAAGCCGCCGCCCGCAGGAGGAGCGTGACGGTCCGGCCCGGTGGTTCCTGGGAAACAAGCGTGGCCTGCTGACGGCGTTTGCCGTCGGCACCGTGGATCACCTACTGCATGCGGCGACCCGCACGCGCCACGTGATGCTGCGGTTCGCCGGTCTCCTCGGCAAGGTCGTGGTCGTGGACGAGGTACATGCCGCGGACGTCTACATGCGGCAGTTCCTCCTGGAGGCCCTGCGCTGGCTCGGGCAGGCCAAGGTCCCAGTAGTGCTGCTGTCGGCGACACTCCCGCCGGCGCAGCGGCAGGCATTCGTCGATGCATATCTGTCGGGTGCCCTGAGCACCGCGGATGCGGGCTGTCCGGTGCCGGAGCCAGCCGGATATCCCTGTGTCACCGTGGCCTACGCCCTCAAGGGAAAGTCGGTGGCGACGAGTTCACGTGAAGCGGTGCCTTCTTGGCGTGCATCCATGCCGACACGGATCGAGTGGCTGCCCGACATCGCCCAAGACGGCGAGCTGCTCGCCGCCGTCGTGAGGAACGAGGTGGCCGATGGTGGCGTGGCGCTGGTGGTGGTGAACCAGGTCGACCGGGCCCAGGCCGTTCACCGTGCTCTGACGAAGTCCGGCTTCGAGGGGCAGGTGCGGCTACTCCACGGAAGGCTGTGCTCGGCGCACCGGGCCGAACGGACCGAGGAGTGCCTGCGGCTACTGGGACCAGAGGCCGGCGACACACGGCCTTACCGGATGGTGGTGATCGCCACGCAGCTTGCCGAGCAATCGTTCGATGTCGATGTGGATCTACTGATCACAGACCTTGCTCCCGTCGACCTGCTGCTGCAGCGCATCGGCCGGCTCCACCGGCACAGCGGGACCCGGAGGCCGTCTGCGCTGACTGAACCGCGCGTTCTCGTGACAGGAGTGGCCCTCGGCGATAGGGGGCGGCCGCGCTTCCTACCCGCGTCCAAAAAGATCTATGGGGAGTGGGCCCTGCTGAGGGCCGCCGCCCTGGTCGCCGAAGCTGCGGGACCGCTGGACGGGGAAGCGTCGCAGAGGGCCGGGTGGAGCATCCCGTCAGATGTGCCGCGCTTGGTAGCCAGGGCGTACGGAGAGGCGGAGGTGTGCCCGCCGGAATGGGAGGAGTCAGCAGCCCATGAGGAGTGGCGGTCGAAGGAACAGCAGCGGGAGAACAACGCGGAGAGCTTCCTGCTGACGCGACCCCGCGAATGGGGGTCACCGACCTTGGAGGGGCTCCACTACGCCGGCAGCCGGGCGGCATCTGAGGAGGACCTCGATGCCGTGGTTCGGGATGGTCAGCGGTCGGTGGAGGCCGTGATCGTCCGTCGCTCGGCTGGCGGATACCGGGCGATCGACGGGACGTGGATCGGTGTGCACGGTGAAGTGGACGACGAGACAGTGGTCGGCCGGCTTCTGGGCGGCACGGTGCGGTTGCCTGGGCGGCTGACGGAGGCTGCGGAGGCAAAGGAGACGGGACTCGTTCCGTTGCCGGGGTGGGTCGGTCATCCATGGCTCAGGTACGCGCGGGCGCTCGTGCTGGACGAGGGCGGGACCGCCGTTCTGGGCGAGGACCAGATCTCGTACGACGACGTTCTGGGATTGGTTGTCGAGCGAGGGTGA
- the cas5e gene encoding type I-E CRISPR-associated protein Cas5/CasD, with amino-acid sequence MTDHAVLVLRLAAPLQSWGGPSRYNRRETRPQPTKSGVLGLLAAAEGRPREASITDLLNLRLGVRVDQPGSLLRDYHTASDYRGIPLPSAKVNAKGAQTKTSPPKYTGVTERFYLQDAVFVAALCGPASLLEHLEHALRHPAFPLALGRRSCPPTGPVSLGLQDSTELPDALAAVPWQASAHRRCQVRGTEVTLEATVEDPAGDQLAVDVPDTYDLKTGTLFGRRSVRHLWVTVPTGRQAAEPADEEAPPASTGHDPFALLGW; translated from the coding sequence ATGACCGACCACGCCGTCCTCGTCCTCCGCCTGGCCGCGCCCCTGCAGTCCTGGGGCGGACCCTCCCGCTACAACCGGCGCGAGACTCGGCCCCAACCGACCAAGTCCGGTGTCCTCGGCCTCCTCGCAGCCGCCGAGGGCCGCCCCCGAGAAGCCTCGATCACCGATCTCCTCAACCTTCGCCTCGGTGTACGCGTCGACCAACCGGGCTCCCTGCTGCGCGACTACCACACCGCCAGCGACTACCGCGGCATCCCACTGCCCTCCGCCAAAGTGAATGCGAAGGGCGCGCAGACGAAGACCAGCCCCCCAAAGTACACCGGCGTCACCGAGCGGTTCTACCTTCAGGACGCCGTGTTCGTCGCAGCCCTGTGCGGCCCCGCATCCCTCCTGGAACACCTAGAGCACGCCCTACGCCACCCCGCATTTCCGCTCGCCCTCGGTCGCCGCTCCTGCCCGCCCACCGGACCGGTCAGCCTCGGACTGCAGGACAGCACCGAACTCCCGGACGCACTTGCGGCCGTACCGTGGCAGGCGTCCGCCCATCGCCGCTGCCAGGTTCGAGGGACGGAGGTGACACTGGAGGCCACAGTCGAGGATCCAGCCGGCGATCAGCTCGCCGTGGACGTTCCCGACACCTACGACCTGAAAACCGGCACCCTCTTCGGCCGCCGGTCCGTCCGGCACCTGTGGGTCACCGTCCCCACCGGCCGGCAAGCAGCAGAACCCGCCGACGAAGAAGCCCCTCCGGCCAGCACCGGCCACGACCCGTTCGCCCTCCTGGGCTGGTGA
- the cas6e gene encoding type I-E CRISPR-associated protein Cas6/Cse3/CasE, with protein sequence MPYLSKIALNPRRRKAVSLLSSPHRLHAAILAGLAVQPVTERVLWRIENNTPHRTEILVLTENRPSWQHLVDEAGWPGADGGEPLLADYTPLLERIALGKEFGFRLTANPVQSVPRPTKQSEQQNTRLKARAEPLNPGERRPRGLRVAHRTAAQQLAWLLARADRHGFTIPEATSDTPAPGLKADGLFAAGPAVSIVSRDILRFNKHRDGPRVTLSTATFEGRLRVTDPEALRAALLQGIGPAKGYGQGLLTLAPVRAKAAVAHA encoded by the coding sequence ATGCCCTACCTGTCGAAAATCGCCCTGAACCCGCGCCGTCGCAAAGCCGTCTCCCTCCTGTCCAGCCCCCACCGCCTCCACGCGGCGATCCTCGCCGGTCTCGCCGTGCAGCCCGTCACCGAGCGCGTCTTGTGGCGGATCGAGAACAACACCCCCCATCGCACCGAGATCCTCGTCCTCACTGAGAACCGCCCCTCCTGGCAGCACCTGGTCGACGAAGCCGGCTGGCCCGGAGCCGACGGCGGCGAACCCCTCCTCGCCGACTACACACCCCTCCTCGAACGCATCGCACTCGGTAAGGAGTTCGGCTTCCGCCTGACTGCTAACCCCGTCCAGAGCGTGCCGCGCCCCACCAAGCAGAGCGAGCAGCAGAACACCCGCCTCAAAGCGCGTGCAGAACCACTTAACCCGGGCGAACGCCGCCCGCGTGGCTTGCGCGTAGCCCATCGAACTGCGGCCCAGCAACTCGCCTGGCTCCTCGCCCGAGCCGATCGCCACGGCTTCACCATCCCCGAGGCCACGTCCGACACCCCGGCTCCAGGACTCAAAGCGGACGGTCTGTTCGCTGCAGGACCTGCCGTGTCGATCGTCAGCCGCGACATCCTGCGCTTCAACAAGCACCGTGACGGCCCGCGGGTCACCCTCTCAACGGCCACGTTCGAAGGGCGCCTCCGGGTTACCGACCCCGAGGCGCTGCGCGCGGCACTGCTACAGGGCATCGGGCCGGCCAAGGGCTACGGTCAAGGGCTGCTCACCCTGGCCCCGGTGCGAGCGAAGGCGGCGGTGGCGCATGCCTGA
- the casB gene encoding type I-E CRISPR-associated protein Cse2/CasB translates to MSTVTGRTGTGLRAYFWEEAAADWQTRAQEGRPGFSEHVTRRLRGLRDGIGGEPGTVPAVRDAHRVRLTDAARETDRLPDLYIAEHAALTLYGRHQQASAEPAHRPKAGLGRACRELRRSGALSESAVEQRLIAAATAQELHELVQHLYRLVPLLGQAGIGLDYTRLMYDFAAWESPERDRVLRSWGLQYTEPSATEADDATRAAPYWAGFLPDGVDSGAQLAALRSGTGREAGSVPAMWPYYRTRMPSDLRGKGALTRDLIAEHTALHLFGRHQQGRSRTMHVPGNTPGTAARLLLTKNGIGIEALERRFGALLTSIDSVELAMHLRGFVTLLSRAEIGLDYDLLRTALRTWDDPRTHAQNRFRSRWDRDFRVDPTSKNS, encoded by the coding sequence ATGAGCACCGTAACCGGTAGGACGGGTACCGGCCTGCGGGCCTACTTCTGGGAAGAAGCCGCCGCTGACTGGCAGACCCGCGCCCAGGAAGGCCGCCCCGGCTTCTCGGAGCACGTCACGCGTCGCCTGCGCGGCCTGCGCGACGGCATCGGCGGCGAGCCGGGCACCGTCCCCGCCGTCCGGGACGCCCACCGGGTGCGGCTGACAGACGCCGCACGGGAAACGGACCGCCTGCCCGACCTCTACATCGCCGAGCACGCCGCCCTTACCCTCTACGGGCGCCACCAACAGGCATCCGCCGAACCGGCCCACCGCCCCAAGGCCGGCCTGGGCAGGGCATGCCGGGAACTGCGCCGCTCCGGAGCCTTGTCGGAGAGCGCCGTGGAGCAGCGGCTGATCGCGGCCGCCACAGCGCAGGAACTCCATGAGCTCGTCCAGCACCTGTACCGGCTCGTCCCCCTGCTGGGACAGGCGGGTATTGGCCTCGACTACACCCGGCTGATGTACGACTTCGCCGCCTGGGAGAGCCCGGAACGGGACCGGGTCCTGCGCTCGTGGGGGCTGCAGTACACCGAGCCGTCCGCCACCGAGGCCGATGACGCCACCCGTGCCGCCCCGTACTGGGCAGGATTCCTCCCGGACGGCGTGGACAGCGGCGCGCAGCTCGCGGCACTGAGGTCCGGTACAGGCCGTGAGGCCGGCAGCGTGCCCGCGATGTGGCCGTACTATCGGACCCGCATGCCTTCTGACCTGCGCGGCAAGGGCGCCCTCACCCGCGACTTGATCGCCGAGCACACGGCACTCCACCTCTTCGGGCGGCACCAGCAGGGCCGAAGCCGCACGATGCACGTCCCTGGCAACACCCCCGGCACGGCTGCGCGCCTGCTGCTTACGAAGAACGGCATCGGCATCGAAGCGCTGGAACGCCGGTTCGGTGCCCTCCTGACCTCGATCGACAGCGTCGAGCTGGCGATGCACCTGCGGGGCTTCGTCACCCTGCTCTCACGCGCGGAGATCGGCCTCGACTACGACCTGCTGCGTACCGCCCTGCGGACCTGGGACGACCCGCGGACGCACGCCCAGAACCGCTTCCGTAGCCGCTGGGATCGTGACTTCCGCGTCGACCCCACGTCCAAGAACTCCTGA
- the cas7e gene encoding type I-E CRISPR-associated protein Cas7/Cse4/CasC codes for MSQPTLFVEVHVLQSLPPSNANRDDSGTPKQAVFGGARRARVSSQAWKRATRVEFAEAVEPADRATRTKRIAALLAERLTRPVTDGGTGLDIAQAERLAAALLEPLGITKSSKKEEQSAYLLFFGKRQLDDIVKLLNGRAAELAALPDKDLKAEVGKLPVVATLSTGHPAEVALFGRMVADLPTLNVDAAVQVAHALSTHAVRTEFDYYTAVDDENTDDHGAGMIGTVEFNSSTLYRYAVLGVHQLRDNLTSAEDTRHTAVRFVDAFTRSMPTGHQNSFAHRTLPHLVLLTLRTDQPVNLVSAYEEPVVGVTGLANESAVRLADELTSIATTWGARPSNILAAYNVEADKLTEAFGPSIAFPQLLDSLGELVGQWLADAEKTKADVR; via the coding sequence GTGAGCCAGCCCACCCTGTTCGTTGAGGTCCACGTCCTTCAGAGCCTGCCCCCGTCCAACGCCAACAGGGACGATTCCGGGACTCCGAAGCAGGCCGTTTTCGGTGGCGCCCGCCGTGCCCGGGTTTCCTCCCAGGCGTGGAAGCGCGCCACCCGCGTCGAATTCGCCGAGGCCGTCGAACCGGCCGACCGCGCGACCCGGACCAAGCGGATCGCCGCCCTGCTCGCCGAGCGGCTCACCAGGCCGGTCACCGATGGCGGTACGGGACTCGACATCGCCCAGGCCGAGCGTCTGGCCGCCGCCCTGCTGGAGCCTCTGGGGATCACCAAGTCGTCCAAGAAGGAGGAACAGTCCGCCTACCTCCTGTTCTTCGGCAAGCGCCAGCTCGACGACATCGTCAAGCTGCTGAACGGCCGCGCCGCAGAACTTGCCGCTCTGCCCGACAAGGACCTCAAGGCCGAAGTCGGCAAGCTCCCCGTGGTCGCCACCCTCTCCACCGGCCACCCGGCGGAGGTCGCGCTCTTCGGCCGCATGGTCGCCGACCTACCGACCCTTAATGTGGACGCCGCCGTCCAAGTCGCACACGCCCTGTCCACCCATGCCGTGCGCACCGAGTTCGACTATTACACCGCGGTGGATGACGAGAACACCGACGACCACGGCGCCGGCATGATCGGCACCGTCGAGTTCAACTCCTCCACCCTCTACCGCTACGCGGTCCTCGGCGTACACCAGCTGCGCGACAATCTCACCTCTGCCGAGGACACACGCCACACGGCTGTCCGCTTCGTCGACGCCTTCACCCGCTCCATGCCCACCGGTCACCAGAACTCCTTCGCCCACCGCACCCTGCCCCACCTCGTACTCCTCACCCTCCGCACCGACCAGCCGGTCAACCTGGTCTCCGCCTACGAGGAGCCGGTCGTGGGCGTCACCGGCCTGGCGAACGAGTCAGCCGTCCGCCTAGCCGACGAGCTCACGTCCATCGCCACCACCTGGGGCGCCAGGCCGTCGAACATCCTGGCCGCCTACAACGTCGAAGCAGACAAGCTCACGGAAGCGTTCGGCCCGTCCATTGCCTTCCCGCAGCTACTCGATTCCCTCGGCGAGCTGGTCGGACAGTGGCTCGCTGACGCCGAGAAGACGAAGGCCGACGTGCGATGA
- the cas2e gene encoding type I-E CRISPR-associated endoribonuclease Cas2e translates to MSAATTVVILIAAPPGLRGHLTRWFVEVAPGVFVGSPNPRIRDGLWKVLTDRIRDGQAVMIEPARTEQGWTVRTVGQDRWTPTDFDGLTLMSRPRGNAEQPWKTAKQVNENRMIT, encoded by the coding sequence ATGAGCGCCGCGACCACGGTCGTTATCCTCATCGCAGCCCCACCCGGTCTCCGAGGCCACCTAACCCGCTGGTTCGTCGAAGTCGCCCCAGGAGTCTTCGTCGGCAGCCCAAACCCGCGTATCCGCGACGGGCTGTGGAAAGTTCTGACCGACCGCATCCGAGACGGTCAGGCAGTCATGATCGAACCCGCCCGAACCGAACAGGGCTGGACTGTCCGCACCGTCGGCCAGGATCGCTGGACCCCCACCGACTTCGACGGCCTCACCCTCATGTCCAGGCCCAGAGGAAACGCCGAACAGCCCTGGAAAACCGCGAAGCAAGTGAATGAAAACCGCATGATCACGTGA